Genomic window (Streptomyces cadmiisoli):
GGCCGCAAGCAGTGCCTGCTGTACGTCTGCGTCATCCTCGGCCTCGCCCAGTTCGGCATCATCTGGTCGGCCGAGATCAAGAACCTGCCGCTGTTCCTGATCTTCTCCGCGGTCTCCGGCTTCGGTGGCGGCGCCATCTTCCCGATGTTCGCGGCGATGACCGCGGACTACTTCGGGGAGAACAACAACGCGACCAACTACGGCATGGTGTACAGCTCCAAGCTGGTCTCCGGCCTCGGCTCCGGCATGGGAATCGTCGTCGTGACGGCCTGGGGCCTCAACGGCGCCTTCATACTGGCCGGCTGCATCTCGTTCTTCGCCGGCTTCGTGGCGCTGTTCCTCAGCCCGCCCGGACGGCCCAAGGACAAGCGCATCACCCCCAACCCGCAACCCCTGGGCGAGGAGACGGCCTGACATGACACGTGGCCCGCGAGGCCGCACGAAACGCCACGAACGGACCGGGCGGTCCTTCCCCCACCAGGGGAAGGACCGCCCGATTCGCGTGGTGGATCAGTGCCGCCGCTTGCGCAGCGCGGCCATGTTGTCGTAGCTGATCTTGGCCTCCCGCAGCGACTGCCCGGGGTCGGTGGCGCTCGGGGAGTTGTCGTCCTCGACCATCGGGTTGTGGTAGTTCCGCTCCCCGATCCGTGAGAAGAACGTCGTGTAGTCGATGACCCCGGTTCCGAAGGGCACCATCTCGTAGCCCATGCCGTTGGTCGTGCTGACGACGCCGTCCTTCGCGTGGAACAGCGGGTAGCGCTTGTTGTTGCGGGCGACCAGGCGGGCCGGGTCGAAGACGTTCTCGCGGGTGGAGCCGTCGTGGGCGGTGTAGGTGTGGAACTTGTACTGAGCGACGTGCGCCCAGAAGATGTCCATCTCCAGCCAGACGACCCTCGGGTCGGTGACCTTGAGGAAGTACTCCAGCTTCCGGATGCCCGAGCTGCGGGTCGGCCGGCCCTGGGAGTCCAGCGGGCCTCCGTCGAGCAGGAAGCCGTAGGCGCCGTCGTGGTTGTGGGTGTAGAGCTTGATGCCCTCGCGACGGGCGATCTCCCCGAGGGCGTTCCACTTGTCGGCGGCCACGTCCCAGTCGGCACGGTAGGAACTGCCGGTGGGGTCGCCGCCGGTGCCCATGTGGTCCATGCCGATGATGTTGGCGATCTCCAGGTGCTTCTTGAAGGTGTCCAGGTCCGCCGTCGACAGCGGCCAGGACGACGGTATGAAGCCGTGGTTGCCCTGGGCGCGCAGACCGTAGTCGTCGAGCCAGGCGCGCAGCAGCTTGGCGCCCTGCACGGATTCCAGGTCGGCGCCGCCGGGCGCGTTCGCGTGCTGGCGGTAACCCGCGAACTCCACCTGCCGGTAACCGTGGCGGGCCAGTTGCTTGAACACCTCGCGGAAGCCGGAGGGCAGGTCGGTGGAGAGCGGGTCGCGGGCGGTGGCGTCACGGACGGTGTAGAGGATGATGCCGCGCTTGTGCGGCGGGACGAGCACCTGCCCGCCGTGGCCGTGGTCGTGATCGTGGTCGTGGCCTCTGCCGCGGTCCTGCGCCAGGGCGGGGGCGGCGCCGAAGACCGGGGCCGCGACGGCTCCGGCCGCCACGGCGGTGCAGGTGCTGAGGAAGCTGCGCCGGCCCACACCGAGGGTGCGGCGCAGTCCCTCGTCGGGGGTGTCGGTGGTGGCGGCATCGGTGCGGGAAGGGGCGGAATGCTCCGGATACAGGGTCACGAATGGCCTGCCTTCTCGGTCGTGGTCGGTTCCGGCGCCACCGGGACCGGCCGTTGTCAGTGCCGTGTGTTTCACTCTCAGTGGTCGGATCTCGCAAGTGGTGCGTCAGCCGAGTCCGGCGAGCTGGAGCAGGAGTTGTTTCACATCGGTGGCCGCCACGCGGTCGCCGACGGCGCGGGGGGTGGAGCAGATGAGGAGCGGACCGTCGTCGTCGCTCGTGGGAAGGCGGCCGTGGCTGCCGCGAACAGGTGAGGGATCCAGAGGGACGACCGCCATGCGGTACCGCATACCGAGTTTCTTGCGGGCCAGAGCGGTCGCGGCCTTGACCTTGACGTAGGGGTCGAGGGGGTCCATGAAGAGTTCGACCGGGTCGTAGCCGGGTTTGCGGTGGATCTCGACGAGTTGCGCGAAGTCGGGCGCGCGGGCGTCGTCGAGCCAGTAGTAGTACGTGAACCAGGCGTCCGGCTCGGCCACGGCGACGAGTTCGCCCGAGCGCGGGTGGTCCAGGCCGTGGGCCTTCTTGCCCTCGTCGTCCAGGAGTTGCTCGATGCCGGGCAGCCCGTCCAGCGCGGCCCGGGTCGCGTCCATGTCCTCGGGGCGGCGCACATAGACGTGCGCGATCTGGTGGTCGGCGACCGCGAAGGCACGGGAGGCCATCGGGTCCAGGTACTCCATGCCGTCCTGGGTGTGCACCTCCAGCAGGCCCGCCCGGCGCAGCGCGCGGTTGATGTCGACCGGCCGGCTCACCGGGGTGATGCCGTACTCGGAGAGCACGACCACGGTGCGGCCCAGTGCCCGCGCGTCGTCCAGGAGCGGTGCGACGGCCGTGTCCAGGTCGGCGGCGGCCTTCCGGGAGCGCGGGTCGTCGGGGCCGAAGCGCTGCAGGTCGTAGTCGAGGTGGGGGAGGTAGCAGAGCGTCAGGTCGGGCTGCCGGGTGTGCAGGATGTGGCGGGTCGCGTCGATGATCCAGCGGCTGGAGACGAGATCGGCGCCCGGCCCCCAGAAGTGGAACAGCGGGAACGTGCCGAGTTTCTCGGTGAGTTCGTCGTGGAGGGCCGGCGGCCTGGTGTAGCAGTCGGGTTCCTTGCGGCCGTCGGCGTAGTAGACCGGACGGGGGGTGACGGTGTAGTCGGTGTCCGCGCCCATGGCGTACCACCAGCAGATGTTGGCGACGGTGTAGCCGGGGTGCGCGCGGCGGGCGGCGTCCCAGAGCTTGTCGCCCGCGACGAGGCCGTTGTGCTGGCGCCACAGCAGGACGTCGCCGAGTTCGCGGAAGTACCAGCCGTTGCCGACGATGCCGTGCTCCGCCGGGGTCGTGCCGGTCAGGAACGTGGACTGGGCGGCGCAGGTGACGGCCGGCAGGACGGTGCCGAGCGGAGCGTGCGAGCCGGACCGGCTCAGGGCCTTGAGGTGCGGCATGTGGTCGAGGAGCCGGGGGGTGAGTCCGACGACGTCGAGGACGAGCAGCGGCGTCGGACCGGTGCCGGGGGTGGTCCGCGCGGTGCCGGCGCTCATGGCAGCTCCTTCAGTCCGAGGTCGGTCAGCAGGTCCCGGGCGAGGGTGAGTTCGGCGGCGATGCCGTCGACGAGCTGGGCCCTGGCACGGGGCCGCAGCTCCGGCGGGAGCGCCTGCCAGGTGTACGTCTCCACCTCCAGGTGGTGGGTGAGCGGCCGGGGACCGCCGACCATCCGGGTCAGGGCGGCCTTCAGTACGGCGAGAGTGGAGGTGAGGGGCGCGGCGGGGGCCGCGTGCAGGGGGACGTGGAAGTGGGCGCGCCAGGGCGAGGCGTCGGGAAGCGCCTCGCCCCGGAGTGCCTCGCCCAGGTCGTCGGTGCCGCGCAGTCCGGCGGCGGTGGCGGTGCGGGTCTGGTGCAGGAAGCGGGGTTCGTCGAAGGCGGCGAGGGCCTCGCGGACCTCGGGCAGATGGGGGTGTTCGGCGTGCAGGGCGGCCGAGAGCTGGCTCTTGACTACGGGGACGCCCGCCCGGGTGAGGGCGTCCAGAGCGGTGTGCGGATCCTCGAAGGAGGTGGCGAGATGGCAGGTGTCGACACAGATGCCGATCCGGTCGTGACCGATCGCGGTCAGCGGGGCGATGGCGTCACCGGTGGTCTCCACGAGGCAGCCGGGTTCCGGTTCCAGGCCGACGCGGATGGACCGGCCGGTGAGGTCCCGCAGCGCGTCCAGGCGCTGGCCGAGGGTGCGCAGCGCGGTGTGCGCCGATTCGGCGCCGCGGGTGCGCCAGGCGAGGGGGAGGGTGGAGATGCTGCCCTCGGTCACGTCGTCGGGGAGGAGGCCGGCCAGCAGCCGGGCGAGTGCCGTGGTGTGGTCGAGGCGCTCGGGGTCGTCCCAGTCCGGCCTGTAGACGCGGTACTTCACCTCCTCGGCGCCGAAGCCCTCGTAGGGGAAGCCGTTGAGGGTGACGACCTCCAGACCGCGCGTGTCGAGTTCGGTGCGCAGACCGCGCAGCGCCGACGGGTCGGAGACCAAGGCGTGGGCGGCGTCCTTGGCGAGCCACAGGCCGATGCCGAGACGGTCGCGGCCGAGGCGGCGGCGGACCGGTTCGCAGTGGTCGCGGAGCTGGGCGAGGACTCCGTCCAGGGTCTCGGCGGGGTGGACGTTGGTGCAGTAGGCGAGATGGACGGTGGAGCCGTCGGGGTGGCGGAAGCGCATCGGTCACTCCCCGCCGCGCAGGATGGAGTTGCCCTCGTGGGTGGTGTCGGTGGTGTCGACCCGCAGGTTCAGCCGGCCGCTCAGCCCGTAGAAGGCGACGGGGTTGCGCCACAGCACCCGGTCGACGTCGTCCTCGGTGAAGCCCTCGGCCAGCATCAGGTCGGCGACCTTGCGGGTCTTGAGGGGATCGCTGCGGCCCCAGTCGGCGGCGGAGTTCACGAGGACCCGTTCGGGGCCGTGGGCCCGGAGGATCGCGACCATCCGCTCCTCGTCCATCTTGGTGTCCGGATAGACGGAGAAGCCCAACCAGCAGCCGCTGTCCTTGGCCTCCTTGACGGTGGTCTCGTTGAGGTGGTCCAGCAGGACGCGGTCCGGCGACAGAGCCGACTCGCGGACGACGTCGACGGTCCGCCGCAGTCCGGCGAGCTTGTCGCGGTGCGGGGTGTGCACGAGCGCGGGCAGCTCGTGCTCGGCGGCGAGCTGGAGCTGGGCGGCGAGGGCGGCGTCCTCGGCCGGGGTCATCGAGTCGTAGCCGATCTCACCTACCGCGACGACCTGGTCCTTGACGAGATACCGGGGCAGTTCGTCGAGGACCGGGAGGCAGCGCGGGTCGTTGGCCTCCTTGGGGTTCAGCGCGAGGGTGCAGTGGTGGGCGATGCCGTACTGGGCGGCGCGGAAGGGTTCCCAGCCGAGGAGCGAGTCGAAGTAGTCGAGGAAGGTGGTGGGCGAGGTGCGGGGCTGGCCGAGCCAGAAGGAGGGCTCGACGACGGCACGGACGCCGGCGGCGTACATCGCCTCGTAGTCGTCGGTGGTCCTGGACGTCATGTGGATGTGGGGGTCGAAGATGCGCATCAGGACTCCTTGCCGTGGGGGGTGCCCGTGCCGTGCGGTGGTGCGGCGGACTCGGTCAGGGCCAGGACGCGGTACAGGTCCTCGGGTACGGGACGGCCCGCGGCGCTGCGTTCGGCGGCGTAGTCGCCGAGCATGCGGGCCAGCTCGCCGTCCGCGCGGGCGCGCTCGCCGAGATCGCCGACCGCGTCGACGGAGACACCGGTGAACAGGCACTTCAGCACGGCGTGACGCCAGTTGTGCGGATCGAGGTGCCGGGCGGCGTAGGGGCCGACGGCGGCGGCGAGCAGCCGGGTGTCGTTGGTGCGCAGGGCGTCCTCGATCAGGGGGACGGCGTCCGGCCCCGGCACCAGGTGGGGCAGGGCGTGCAGGACGGCGCGGCGTTCGGCGGCGGTGCCCTGGCGGTAGACGCGGGTGAGTGCGTCGAGGTCGGCCTGCGCGGCGTGCAGGATCAGTACCCGGGCGGCGTCGGCGTGCTCGTCGCCGCAGCGGCGTCCGGCCTCGGCCAGGCGCAGTTCCCACGCGGAGATCGGGCCGTGTGCGCCGGGGTGTTCCCTCGCCTCGGTGAGGGCCCGGTCGAGCCAGTCGCGGGCCGGCCCGGCGAGCTGGGCCGCGACCTCGTCGCGGAGGGCGTCCGGCGGGATGCCGCCGGGGGTGGCCTCGGTGGTGTCGTGGCGGGTCAAGGGGTTCTCCCTTCCGGGGCGGCGGAGGGCTCGCCGGGGGGTGCGACGGGCGCGGCGGGGGGTGGGACCGGCCCGTCCGGTCGTGGGGAGGCGGGTGCCGCGGCGCCGCGCAGGAAGGGCAGGGAGCGTTCGGCGTGCTCGGGTCCCGCGTGGGAGTGGCGGGGCAGTTCGACGACCGTCAGGCCCTGGTAGCCGGTGGCGGCGAGGGCCTCGAGGACGGGCGGGAAGTCGATCTCTCCGTCTCCGAAGGGGAGGTGTTCGTGGACACCGCGGCGCATGTCCTCGATCTGCACGTGCCGCAGCCAGGGCGCCGCCTCGCGTACGCAGTCGGCGGGAGAGAGGGGTTCGAGGCACTGGCAGTGGCCGATGTCGAGGGTGAGTCCGAGGGCCTCGGGGTCGCCGAGTTCCCGGCGCAGGCGGTGGAAGCCGTCGAGCGTGCCGAGGAGATGTCCCGGTTCGGGTTCCACGGCGAGCGGGATGCCGGTGGCGGTCGCGGCGTCCAGGACGGGGGCGAGGCTCTCGGCGAGACGCTTCCACGCCGTGTCCTCGTCCGTGCCGGCCGGGAGGGTCCCGCTGAAGCAGTGCACGGCGTGCGCGCCGAGGTCGGCCGCGACCCGGACGGCGCGGATCAGCAGGGCCACGCGGCGGGCGCGGTCGCCGGCGTCGGGGTCCAGCAGGGAGGGTCCGTGCTTGCGGCGCGGGTCGAGCACGTACCGGGCTCCGGTCTCCACGGTGGCGGTCAGCCCGAGTTCGGCGAGGCGCTGCGCCACCTTGCGGGTGCGCGACGCCAGGTCGGGTGCGAGCGGGTCGAGGTGCATGTGGTCGAGGGTGAGTCCGACGCCGTCGTAGCCGAGGTCGGCGAGCAGGGCGAGGGCGTCGTCCAGCCGGAGGTCGGCGAGGCCGTTGGTGCCGTAGCCGAAGCGGAGCGGGAGCTGCGAGGGCGTGGTGTGCGGGGGCTCGGGTGCGGTGGGCCGGGGGCTCATGTGACGCTGACCTTCCTCGCGTACTTCCGTCCGATCGGGGCCAGCGCGGCGATGACGGCGGCGGTGACGCCGGCTCCGGCGCGGGCCGAGAGCGCCGCCTGGAGGGGGATGGTGGCGCGGATGCCGCCGCCGACGGCTCGCCGGGTGAGCGGGGGTGAGGGGTTGAGGGCGGCGTGGGTGTAGGGGCGGGCGGCGGTCACGGCGTAGGCGGTGGCGAGGGCGGCCCGCAGGGCGGTGTCGGCGGTGAACCGTGCCGGGGCGGTGCTCCCCGGACGCGGCACCGGGACGGGGCGGCTGCCGGGTCCGGCGGGGTCGGCGGCCGCCGGTGTCCGGGCCGGGGGCGTGCGGGTCGGGAGCGGGGGGCCCGCGCTGTCCGCCCGGTCCGCCGGGGGAAGGCGGCGGCGTGTCACCAGGCTGGTGAGGAGGGCGGTGGTGGCGAGGGCGACCAGGGGCGGCACGGACGTCCCGCCGGTGGTCTCCCGGCGGGAGACGAGGGTGACCGCCAGGGTGTGGGTGCCGAGGAGGGCGGCGGACGGCAGCGCCTCGCGGGTGCGGCCGGTGGTCGCCGCGGCGCCGAGGAGCAGGTCGAGACCGCGGGCGGCGGCCATGGCCACCGGTCCGGCGGGTGTGTGTTTCAGGGCGAGGTCGTACGCCCAGACGGTGGCCGCGAGGGGTGCGGCCACGGTGAGGGCGGGACGGCCGGCCCGGGCGGCGAGGACCAGTCCCGCGCCGGTGAGCGCGCAGGCCGCCGCGAGGGCGGACCCGGGCCGGACGCGGCCGGACGGGAGCGGGCGTTCGGGGCGCTCGGCGGCGTCCTCCTCGCGGTCCGCCCAGTCGTTGAGGACCATTCCGGCCTCGTAGAGGCACACGGAGGAGCCGATGGCGTACAAGGTGCGGGAGTTGGGCCGGGTGCCGGTGGCGGCGGCGCCGCTGAGGGTGTCGCCGGGGACGGTGAACAGGGCGGGCAGCCGCAGGAGTTCGGCCCAGGCGCGGGCCCGTCCCGCCCCCCGGGCGCCCCGGCCCCCGGCAGGTGGGGCCGGGACGCTTCGCGCCGTCACGACCGCTCGCCCGGCGCCGCGTCCCCCGGAGGCCGCGCCGTCGACGACGGCGCCCGCAGCCGCTCGCCGAACGCGACCAGCGCCGCGTACTGCTCCCCCAGGGCCGCCGGCCCGTCCCCCACCGGGTCCTTGAAGAAGAAGCCCAGGTCGGTCAGGGGGCCGCTGACACCGGCCTCGTGGGCGCGGGCGGTCAGCCGGGCCAGGTCCAGCACGAGGGGTGCCGCGAGGGCCGAGTCGCAGCCCTGCCAGATCGTCTGGAGGACCATGCGGGTGCCGAGGAAGCCGTCGAAGGCGATGTGGTCCCAGGCGGTCTTCCAGTCGCCGAGCGCCGGGACGTCGTCGATGTGGACCTCGCCCTCGGGAACGGTTCCGAGGGTGTCGGCCAGGACGCGTTCCTTGCCGGCGTTCTTCGCCGCCGCGGCGGCCGGGTCGGCGAGGGCCGCGCCGTCGCCGCCGCCGAGCAGGTTGGTGCCGGACCAGGCCCGTACGGTCAGCGCCCGCTGGGCGAACATCGGGCCCAGCACGGCCCGCAGCAGGGTCTGTCCGGTCTTGCCGTCCCGGCCGGCGTAGGGCAGGCCGCTCCGCTCCGCCTCGCTGGCGGCGGCGGTGTGGTGCATGCCCTCGGACGGGGTGAAGTTGACGTAGGGGCAGCCCGCGCGCAGGGCGGCCAGCGCGTACAGGGTGCTGGCCGGCAGCGGCGCGTCGGGCCCCTGGGAGGCGGGTTCGGTGGAGGCGACGTTCACCACCACGGCCCGCGCCAGTTCGTTGCGGTGCACGAAGTCGCGTATGTCGTCGGCGAAGGCCACGATCAGTTCGGCCTCGGTCCGGGTGTCGCCCGAAGTGGGGCCGCCGGGCCTGATCTCTCGGTCGGCGGCGGCGAGTTCGGCGCCGACGGCGGTGGCGACGCCGGGCGGGAGGACTCCGCCGGCGGTCAGGGTCTCGGCGCGTTTGGGCAGGGGGCAGTCGAGGGTGTCGTGGCCGCCGAAGACGAGGTCGGACAGCGCGGGCAGGCCGCTGCCGGTGAACGACGGGTGCTCGGTCACCATGCCGGTGGGCGGGTGCAGTCCCGCGGTGACGGCGGCGCACCCCGTGACGACGGTGGTGGCGACGGAGCCTCGGGCTCCGACCAGCCACACCCCCACACGCGGTCGGGAGAGGGACGCGGACATGGGCAGCCTCCTTGACGTGCGCGAACCCCGGGGGGAGGGACAGGACGGCGGGCGGGGGTCCGGCGTCCCCCGCCCGCCGCCGTTCAGTCGCCCGTGCCGGGCAGTTCCTTCAACTGGATGTTGCGGAAGGAGACCTGGTCGTCGGCGCCGTGGTTCTGCAGGCCGATGTGACCGTCGGTCAGGCTCCGCTGGGGGTCCTTGTTGGTGAAGTCGTTGATCTTGACTCCGTTGAGGAACACCTGGAGGCGTTCGCCCTGGACCTTGATCTCGTAGGAGTTCCACTGGCCGGGCGGCCGCAGAACCTGGTCACGGGCCTTGATGTTCGCCGACTTGAACGAGTAGACGGAGCCCGTGGTGCGGTCGGGCGCGTCCGTGGCGTCGATCTGGATCTCGTAGCCCTTGTTCACCGCGGACCAGGGGTCGTCGGAGGCCGGGAAGCCCACGAAGATCCCGGAGTTGTCGTCGCCCTGCATCTTCCAGTCGAGCTTGAGCGAGTACGACTTCAGCTCCTTGGCCTGGTACCAGAGCAGACCCATGCCGCCCTCGGACTCCAGGCTGCCGTCCTTGACGTTGAACTTGCCGGGGCCGGCCTGCTTCCAGCCGTCCAGGGTCTGGCCGTTGAAGATCTTCCGGTGGTCCTTGCTCGGCTTGCAGTCCGCCTTCACCTGGCCGGTGGCGTACTGCAGACCGCCGAGCAGGTGGGCCCGGAAGGCCTCCTCGGCGTAGGACTCCTTGGTGTGGCCGCCGCCGGTGTAGAAGGACCGGCCGCCGCCGTAGCTCTGGCACCAGGCGATCGGGTGGTCGCCCTTCATGGTGCCGCCCTGGTAGGTCGTCTCGTCCAGGGTGGCGAGGACCTTGGCCTGCTCACGCGGGTTGGTGCGGTAGTTGTACCACTCGTCGGTGCGCTCCCAGGTGTCGCCGAGGTGCGCGGTGGAGGGGTGGTCGTGGTCCTCGACGCGTACGGTGGCCTTCTGGATGGCCGGGTGCGAGTCGAAGTAGGCGCCGACGAGGCCGCCGTAGAACTCCCAGCCGTACTCGGTGTCGGCGGCGGCGTGGATGCCCAGGTATCCGCCGCCGTTCTTGACGTAGTTCTCGAACGCCGTCTGCTGGGCGGCGTTGAGCACGTCGCCGGTGGTGGACAGGAAGGCCACGGCGTCGTACTTGGCGAGGTTGGCCGTGGTGAACTGCCCGGCCTCCTCGGTCGCGTCGACGGTGATGCCGGCCGGGGCGCCGAGCTCCTTCAGGGCGGTGATGCCGGCCGGGATGGAGTCGTGCCGGAATCCGGCGGTCTTGGAGAAGACCAGGACCTTCTTGCCGCCCTTGAACGGCTCCTTGGAGAACTCGAAGTCGTCCACGTCGTACAGCGCGCCCTCGCCGCCCTTGAAGACCAGGTAGATCTCCGTGGTGCCCTTGGGCAGCGACCGCAGCGGCACGTCGACGTTCTGGAAGGTCTCCCAGCTGCCGGTCGGCGGGATGTGGGCCGAGCCGTGCAGCGGTCCGTCGGGCGAACCGGTGCGCAGCTCGATGAAGCCGCCCGCGCCGCCGGAGGAGACCCGTACGGTCATCTTCTTCTGCCCGTCGAACCGGTAGGGCGTGAAGGAGATCCAGTCGCCGTCGTTGATGTCGCCGACGGTCTTGCCGCCGTTGGCGGCGGCCTTGTCGTAGGTCCGGATGCCCGACTGGGTGGTGAAGTGCTCGGCCTGGCGGTGCAGCGGCTGGAGCACGGTGCGGGCGGTGCCGGTCAGGGTCTCCTGGCCGTTGGCCCCGCCGTCGGTGTAGCTGGCGCCGACGAC
Coding sequences:
- a CDS encoding sugar phosphate isomerase/epimerase family protein, with amino-acid sequence MYPEHSAPSRTDAATTDTPDEGLRRTLGVGRRSFLSTCTAVAAGAVAAPVFGAAPALAQDRGRGHDHDHDHGHGGQVLVPPHKRGIILYTVRDATARDPLSTDLPSGFREVFKQLARHGYRQVEFAGYRQHANAPGGADLESVQGAKLLRAWLDDYGLRAQGNHGFIPSSWPLSTADLDTFKKHLEIANIIGMDHMGTGGDPTGSSYRADWDVAADKWNALGEIARREGIKLYTHNHDGAYGFLLDGGPLDSQGRPTRSSGIRKLEYFLKVTDPRVVWLEMDIFWAHVAQYKFHTYTAHDGSTRENVFDPARLVARNNKRYPLFHAKDGVVSTTNGMGYEMVPFGTGVIDYTTFFSRIGERNYHNPMVEDDNSPSATDPGQSLREAKISYDNMAALRKRRH
- a CDS encoding sugar phosphate isomerase/epimerase family protein → MSPRPTAPEPPHTTPSQLPLRFGYGTNGLADLRLDDALALLADLGYDGVGLTLDHMHLDPLAPDLASRTRKVAQRLAELGLTATVETGARYVLDPRRKHGPSLLDPDAGDRARRVALLIRAVRVAADLGAHAVHCFSGTLPAGTDEDTAWKRLAESLAPVLDAATATGIPLAVEPEPGHLLGTLDGFHRLRRELGDPEALGLTLDIGHCQCLEPLSPADCVREAAPWLRHVQIEDMRRGVHEHLPFGDGEIDFPPVLEALAATGYQGLTVVELPRHSHAGPEHAERSLPFLRGAAAPASPRPDGPVPPPAAPVAPPGEPSAAPEGRTP
- a CDS encoding nucleotide pyrophosphatase/phosphodiesterase family protein, with product MSAGTARTTPGTGPTPLLVLDVVGLTPRLLDHMPHLKALSRSGSHAPLGTVLPAVTCAAQSTFLTGTTPAEHGIVGNGWYFRELGDVLLWRQHNGLVAGDKLWDAARRAHPGYTVANICWWYAMGADTDYTVTPRPVYYADGRKEPDCYTRPPALHDELTEKLGTFPLFHFWGPGADLVSSRWIIDATRHILHTRQPDLTLCYLPHLDYDLQRFGPDDPRSRKAAADLDTAVAPLLDDARALGRTVVVLSEYGITPVSRPVDINRALRRAGLLEVHTQDGMEYLDPMASRAFAVADHQIAHVYVRRPEDMDATRAALDGLPGIEQLLDDEGKKAHGLDHPRSGELVAVAEPDAWFTYYYWLDDARAPDFAQLVEIHRKPGYDPVELFMDPLDPYVKVKAATALARKKLGMRYRMAVVPLDPSPVRGSHGRLPTSDDDGPLLICSTPRAVGDRVAATDVKQLLLQLAGLG
- a CDS encoding SCO3242 family prenyltransferase — protein: MTARSVPAPPAGGRGARGAGRARAWAELLRLPALFTVPGDTLSGAAATGTRPNSRTLYAIGSSVCLYEAGMVLNDWADREEDAAERPERPLPSGRVRPGSALAAACALTGAGLVLAARAGRPALTVAAPLAATVWAYDLALKHTPAGPVAMAAARGLDLLLGAAATTGRTREALPSAALLGTHTLAVTLVSRRETTGGTSVPPLVALATTALLTSLVTRRRLPPADRADSAGPPLPTRTPPARTPAAADPAGPGSRPVPVPRPGSTAPARFTADTALRAALATAYAVTAARPYTHAALNPSPPLTRRAVGGGIRATIPLQAALSARAGAGVTAAVIAALAPIGRKYARKVSVT
- a CDS encoding TatD family hydrolase, which codes for MRIFDPHIHMTSRTTDDYEAMYAAGVRAVVEPSFWLGQPRTSPTTFLDYFDSLLGWEPFRAAQYGIAHHCTLALNPKEANDPRCLPVLDELPRYLVKDQVVAVGEIGYDSMTPAEDAALAAQLQLAAEHELPALVHTPHRDKLAGLRRTVDVVRESALSPDRVLLDHLNETTVKEAKDSGCWLGFSVYPDTKMDEERMVAILRAHGPERVLVNSAADWGRSDPLKTRKVADLMLAEGFTEDDVDRVLWRNPVAFYGLSGRLNLRVDTTDTTHEGNSILRGGE
- the eboE gene encoding metabolite traffic protein EboE; amino-acid sequence: MRFRHPDGSTVHLAYCTNVHPAETLDGVLAQLRDHCEPVRRRLGRDRLGIGLWLAKDAAHALVSDPSALRGLRTELDTRGLEVVTLNGFPYEGFGAEEVKYRVYRPDWDDPERLDHTTALARLLAGLLPDDVTEGSISTLPLAWRTRGAESAHTALRTLGQRLDALRDLTGRSIRVGLEPEPGCLVETTGDAIAPLTAIGHDRIGICVDTCHLATSFEDPHTALDALTRAGVPVVKSQLSAALHAEHPHLPEVREALAAFDEPRFLHQTRTATAAGLRGTDDLGEALRGEALPDASPWRAHFHVPLHAAPAAPLTSTLAVLKAALTRMVGGPRPLTHHLEVETYTWQALPPELRPRARAQLVDGIAAELTLARDLLTDLGLKELP
- a CDS encoding inositol-3-phosphate synthase produces the protein MSASLSRPRVGVWLVGARGSVATTVVTGCAAVTAGLHPPTGMVTEHPSFTGSGLPALSDLVFGGHDTLDCPLPKRAETLTAGGVLPPGVATAVGAELAAADREIRPGGPTSGDTRTEAELIVAFADDIRDFVHRNELARAVVVNVASTEPASQGPDAPLPASTLYALAALRAGCPYVNFTPSEGMHHTAAASEAERSGLPYAGRDGKTGQTLLRAVLGPMFAQRALTVRAWSGTNLLGGGDGAALADPAAAAAKNAGKERVLADTLGTVPEGEVHIDDVPALGDWKTAWDHIAFDGFLGTRMVLQTIWQGCDSALAAPLVLDLARLTARAHEAGVSGPLTDLGFFFKDPVGDGPAALGEQYAALVAFGERLRAPSSTARPPGDAAPGERS
- a CDS encoding EboA domain-containing protein is translated as MTRHDTTEATPGGIPPDALRDEVAAQLAGPARDWLDRALTEAREHPGAHGPISAWELRLAEAGRRCGDEHADAARVLILHAAQADLDALTRVYRQGTAAERRAVLHALPHLVPGPDAVPLIEDALRTNDTRLLAAAVGPYAARHLDPHNWRHAVLKCLFTGVSVDAVGDLGERARADGELARMLGDYAAERSAAGRPVPEDLYRVLALTESAAPPHGTGTPHGKES